One part of the Hyalangium ruber genome encodes these proteins:
- a CDS encoding carboxypeptidase regulatory-like domain-containing protein, translated as MNKRAQGGVLAVLLLVGIGVGLFLMRGRDTHSLPSPPAPTAQVAKPPAPAVPAPPPSVPSRHAAPLRLVPAATSSEDMRATHGAFEGRVVSATTGEGIAGAELTFSSDRGGASSIRTGADGRFRFLPGAPGTYQLAVVTAQGYLPFGPEWGESPIRLTATEGHRISDLVLALTPEVELLGKVLSPDGQPVAGARIRLLTGRAGESVLFPTADGFTSDSAGEFRFHAPEGAQVEARHPEYTSARAEVTPSVALSRRMELTLGRRTGALEDGGTRATGTEGLAGRVVDSRSAPLPGALVSVRTAARAYPAVFGDPMGYEALTDGEGRFTVEGLEPGTYDITAHQMGLAPARLKDIAAGRKDLTLILAEGTKLVGSVRDAASGAPISSFSVSVMLKVGPLQRESFTQLSFIDAQGHYALAGLPIGSYVVQVAAPGYAPAEAPVEVPDGASSPVRADFALSRGARLTGRVVEADDSQRPIAQARVSVEGTLDTGALSVRFDALSDTKGDFAIDGLPPQEVSLYVAAEGHHSRVLSNVRARPGTVEPLVIALRKTKPGEEPQVELVGIGAVLAARDDALVLGQVVEGGGAAEAGLAVGDSILRIDGVSVVELGFAGSINRIRGPENSRVVLSIRRGQAGDAGTGPGVDVPVTRRRLQQ; from the coding sequence ATGAACAAGCGCGCGCAAGGAGGAGTGCTCGCGGTTCTGCTGCTCGTGGGGATAGGGGTCGGCCTCTTTCTGATGAGAGGCCGTGACACGCACTCCCTCCCCTCGCCTCCAGCTCCGACGGCTCAGGTCGCCAAGCCTCCCGCCCCGGCGGTGCCTGCTCCGCCGCCCTCCGTGCCATCCCGCCACGCCGCGCCGCTGCGCCTCGTGCCCGCGGCCACATCCTCCGAGGACATGCGCGCCACCCATGGGGCCTTCGAGGGGCGCGTCGTCTCCGCCACCACCGGAGAGGGCATCGCGGGCGCGGAGCTGACGTTCTCCTCCGACAGGGGTGGCGCTTCGTCCATTCGCACCGGCGCGGACGGCCGCTTCCGCTTCCTGCCCGGCGCGCCCGGCACCTATCAGCTCGCGGTGGTGACGGCCCAGGGCTACCTGCCCTTCGGCCCCGAGTGGGGTGAGAGCCCCATCCGCCTCACCGCCACCGAGGGCCACCGCATCTCGGACCTCGTGCTGGCCCTCACGCCGGAGGTGGAGCTGCTGGGCAAGGTGCTCTCTCCTGACGGCCAGCCCGTGGCCGGAGCCCGCATCCGGCTGCTCACCGGTCGCGCCGGAGAGTCGGTGCTCTTCCCCACGGCGGACGGCTTCACCTCCGATAGTGCGGGCGAGTTCCGCTTCCATGCGCCCGAGGGAGCCCAGGTGGAGGCCCGGCACCCGGAGTACACCTCCGCGCGTGCCGAGGTGACGCCCTCTGTCGCCCTCTCGCGCCGCATGGAGCTCACCCTGGGCCGGCGCACGGGAGCCCTGGAGGACGGCGGCACGCGCGCCACCGGCACCGAGGGGCTCGCTGGCCGCGTGGTGGACTCCCGCTCGGCGCCCCTGCCCGGAGCGCTGGTGTCCGTGCGCACCGCCGCGCGCGCATATCCCGCCGTCTTCGGAGACCCCATGGGCTACGAGGCGCTCACGGACGGCGAGGGACGCTTCACCGTAGAAGGACTGGAGCCAGGCACCTACGACATCACCGCGCACCAGATGGGGCTTGCCCCCGCGCGCCTCAAGGACATCGCCGCGGGCCGCAAGGACCTCACCCTGATACTCGCCGAGGGCACGAAGCTGGTGGGCTCGGTACGGGACGCGGCCTCGGGCGCTCCGATCTCCTCCTTCTCCGTGAGCGTCATGCTGAAAGTGGGCCCGCTGCAGCGCGAGTCCTTCACGCAGCTCTCGTTCATCGACGCCCAGGGTCACTACGCGCTGGCCGGCCTGCCCATCGGGAGCTACGTGGTCCAGGTAGCGGCGCCTGGCTACGCGCCCGCGGAGGCACCGGTGGAGGTGCCCGACGGCGCCAGCAGCCCGGTGCGCGCTGACTTCGCCCTCTCGCGCGGAGCACGGCTGACGGGACGGGTGGTGGAGGCCGACGACTCCCAGCGTCCCATCGCACAGGCCCGGGTCTCCGTGGAGGGAACCCTGGACACGGGCGCACTCTCCGTGCGGTTCGATGCACTGTCCGACACGAAGGGCGACTTCGCCATCGACGGCCTGCCTCCGCAGGAGGTCTCGCTGTACGTCGCCGCGGAGGGCCACCACAGCCGCGTCCTCTCCAATGTCCGGGCGCGCCCGGGCACGGTGGAGCCGCTGGTCATCGCCCTGCGAAAGACGAAGCCCGGCGAGGAGCCGCAAGTCGAGCTGGTCGGCATCGGCGCGGTGCTGGCCGCCCGCGACGACGCGCTGGTGCTGGGCCAGGTGGTGGAGGGAGGCGGCGCCGCCGAAGCCGGACTGGCCGTGGGTGACAGCATCCTGCGCATCGACGGTGTGTCCGTGGTGGAGCTTGGCTTCGCCGGCTCCATCAACCGCATCCGGGGACCGGAGAACAGTCGGGTGGTGCTCAGCATCCGTCGGGGCCAGGCCGGGGACGCTGGCACGGGCCCCGGGGTGGACGTCCCGGTCACCCGTAGACGCCTGCAACAGTAG
- a CDS encoding S8 family serine peptidase — protein MTKHAKAVRGGSQKFSSNGFSKFGGGLLTLTLLSTGACAPEAEDALLEEQQELRTTGQLLRSKNPVPEQYIVVLKDAEPGLAAASAEQATLALESRHGVKAERTFKHALRGFVVRASEARALELAADPNVKYVVEDSFVQTTATQTGATWGLDRIDQRYRPLNSSYTYNATGSGVHAYVIDTGIRATHSEFGGRVSLDFTSISDGNGASDCNGHGTHVAGTIGGSTYGVAKGVSLHAVRVLGCNGSGTTSGVISGVDWVTANHIKPAVANMSLGGGANAALDAAVEASIAAGVTYAVAAGNNNADACSYSPARTPNALTVGATTSSDERASYSNYGTCLDLFAPGSGITSAYKDSDSATASLSGTSMASPHVAGAAALHLQLNPSATPSAVRTALINSASSGGEISNVGTGSPGLMLFTGWTAASSSLISIRTGAGYYFIANSGGGGDVNASFTAIGTHEKFNLIDENGGTLESGDYVNLQAYQGHFMVAEGNGGADVNANRTSVGPWERFRMWKVGGSGTINSGDSFALQSGNGHYVVAEGNGGGQVNCNRTSIGPWETLTLVK, from the coding sequence ATGACGAAGCATGCGAAGGCGGTCCGCGGCGGTTCCCAGAAGTTCTCCAGCAACGGCTTCTCTAAGTTCGGTGGCGGCCTGCTCACCCTCACTCTGCTCTCGACGGGAGCGTGCGCGCCCGAGGCGGAGGACGCGCTTCTGGAGGAGCAGCAGGAGCTGCGCACCACGGGCCAGCTGCTGCGCTCGAAGAATCCGGTGCCGGAGCAGTACATCGTGGTGCTCAAGGACGCGGAGCCGGGGCTGGCGGCGGCGAGCGCGGAGCAGGCGACCCTGGCGCTGGAGTCCCGCCACGGCGTGAAGGCCGAGCGCACCTTCAAGCACGCGCTGCGCGGCTTCGTGGTGCGCGCCAGCGAGGCCCGGGCCCTGGAGCTGGCCGCGGACCCGAACGTGAAATACGTGGTGGAGGACAGCTTCGTGCAAACCACCGCGACGCAGACGGGGGCCACCTGGGGGCTGGATCGCATCGACCAGCGCTACCGGCCCCTGAACTCCTCCTACACCTACAACGCCACGGGGAGCGGGGTTCACGCCTACGTCATCGACACGGGCATCCGCGCCACCCACTCGGAGTTCGGCGGGCGCGTCTCGCTGGACTTCACCTCCATCTCGGATGGCAACGGGGCCAGTGATTGCAACGGCCACGGCACGCACGTGGCGGGCACCATCGGCGGCAGCACCTACGGCGTGGCCAAGGGCGTGAGCCTGCACGCGGTGCGAGTGCTGGGCTGCAACGGCTCGGGCACCACCTCGGGCGTCATCAGCGGCGTGGACTGGGTGACGGCCAACCACATCAAGCCGGCGGTGGCCAACATGAGCCTCGGCGGCGGCGCGAATGCCGCGCTGGATGCCGCGGTGGAGGCCTCCATCGCCGCGGGCGTCACCTACGCGGTGGCCGCGGGCAACAACAACGCGGATGCGTGCAGCTACTCGCCCGCGCGCACCCCCAACGCCCTCACGGTGGGCGCCACCACCAGCAGTGACGAGCGCGCCTCCTACTCCAACTACGGCACGTGCCTGGACCTCTTCGCCCCTGGCTCGGGCATCACCTCGGCGTACAAGGACAGTGACAGCGCCACCGCCTCGCTGAGCGGCACCTCCATGGCGAGTCCACACGTGGCCGGTGCGGCGGCCCTGCACCTGCAGCTCAACCCCTCCGCGACGCCGAGCGCTGTCCGGACGGCGCTGATCAACTCCGCCTCCTCGGGCGGCGAGATCAGCAATGTGGGCACGGGCTCGCCGGGGCTGATGCTATTCACTGGCTGGACGGCGGCCTCGTCGAGCCTGATCTCCATCCGCACGGGGGCCGGCTACTACTTCATCGCCAACAGCGGGGGCGGGGGGGATGTGAACGCCTCCTTCACGGCCATCGGCACGCATGAGAAGTTCAACCTCATCGATGAGAACGGCGGCACGCTGGAGAGCGGTGACTACGTCAACCTCCAGGCCTACCAGGGCCACTTCATGGTCGCTGAGGGCAACGGAGGCGCCGACGTGAACGCCAACCGCACCTCCGTCGGTCCCTGGGAGCGCTTCCGTATGTGGAAGGTTGGCGGCAGCGGCACCATCAACTCGGGTGATTCGTTCGCCCTGCAGTCCGGCAATGGCCACTACGTGGTGGCCGAGGGCAATGGTGGCGGCCAGGTGAACTGCAACCGCACCTCCATTGGTCCCTGGGAGACCCTCACCCTGGTGAAGTAG
- a CDS encoding imm11 family protein, with protein MGQRFFKLKDDVYVPQRWYLATPIDSQGRKVHDWDFKRGAPVSLEGRLRIPIKIAGRPLDFCEAGVRIPVVHVKVASMLSERAPGDVQLIPADIEGQPDQYLILVATRLIQCIDEKASRILLWTHEDGSPDRVGQYRDVRDMRIERVKVGNAQVFRPEGWSGTLLISEEIKDALERMGATGTRFEEV; from the coding sequence ATGGGTCAGCGCTTCTTCAAGCTCAAGGACGACGTCTATGTCCCCCAGCGCTGGTACTTGGCTACGCCCATCGACAGCCAGGGCCGCAAGGTGCATGACTGGGACTTCAAGAGAGGGGCGCCCGTGTCCTTGGAGGGACGGTTGAGAATCCCCATCAAGATTGCGGGCAGACCCCTGGACTTCTGCGAGGCGGGAGTGAGGATCCCCGTTGTCCACGTCAAGGTGGCTTCCATGCTGTCGGAGCGTGCCCCTGGCGATGTGCAGCTCATCCCCGCGGACATCGAAGGCCAACCGGATCAGTACCTCATCCTGGTGGCCACGCGCCTCATCCAATGCATTGATGAGAAGGCATCCAGGATCCTGCTCTGGACCCATGAGGATGGATCACCGGACAGGGTTGGCCAGTATCGGGATGTTCGGGACATGCGCATCGAAAGGGTGAAGGTGGGGAACGCCCAGGTGTTCCGTCCTGAAGGGTGGTCGGGCACGCTGCTGATCTCGGAGGAGATCAAGGACGCTTTGGAGCGTATGGGCGCTACCGGTACGCGCTTCGAGGAGGTCTAG
- a CDS encoding HAD family hydrolase, producing MRFEAVLFDCDGVLVDSEPITIGVLRDMFEELGWKMSAQECMALFVGKTVKDEAALIEARTGVPVTDAWLAQFRARRNEALERNLVAVRNVHAAVASIHARQQGRIACASGADRLKVELQLRKVGLMNFFEGRIFSGHELARSKPAPDVYLAAAGALSAHPARCAVVEDTITGVTAGVAAGATVFGYSPPEAGHDAPEALRRAGAAHIFTDMAHLPELLDTWRT from the coding sequence ATGCGGTTCGAGGCAGTCCTTTTCGATTGTGACGGCGTCCTGGTGGACTCCGAGCCCATCACCATTGGCGTCCTGCGCGACATGTTCGAGGAGCTGGGCTGGAAGATGAGCGCCCAGGAGTGCATGGCGCTGTTCGTCGGCAAGACGGTGAAGGACGAGGCGGCCCTCATCGAGGCGCGCACCGGTGTGCCGGTAACGGATGCCTGGCTCGCTCAGTTCCGGGCGCGGCGCAACGAGGCGCTGGAGCGCAACCTGGTGGCGGTCCGCAACGTCCACGCGGCGGTGGCGTCCATCCACGCGCGGCAGCAGGGCCGCATCGCCTGCGCTTCGGGCGCGGACCGCCTCAAGGTCGAGCTGCAGCTGCGCAAGGTCGGCCTCATGAACTTCTTCGAAGGGCGGATCTTCAGCGGTCACGAGCTGGCGCGCTCCAAGCCCGCGCCCGATGTGTACCTGGCAGCGGCCGGCGCCCTGTCCGCGCACCCCGCGCGCTGCGCCGTCGTGGAAGACACCATCACCGGCGTGACAGCCGGCGTGGCGGCCGGTGCCACGGTGTTCGGCTACAGTCCCCCCGAGGCCGGCCATGATGCGCCCGAGGCCCTGCGCCGTGCTGGGGCGGCGCACATCTTCACCGACATGGCGCATCTGCCCGAGCTGCTCGACACCTGGCGCACCTGA
- a CDS encoding RNA polymerase sigma factor, giving the protein MPPALDTRTQHLLRDLAPQVLGAVIRRYRDFAASEDAVQEALIAAAMQWPSGGLPENPRAWLIQVASRRITDHVRAEAARRHREAIVVSLVPVEEQIALAADEGTTERDDTLDLLFMCCHPALSSASAIALTLRAVGGLTTFEIAKAFLVPEATMAQRISRAKQSIKTSGVPFRMPTAEERAERLGAVMHVLYLIFNEGYTASSGPELHRSDLSAEALRLTRMLHRLVPDDCEVAGLLALMLLTDARRAARTGPSGELIPLDQQDRALWDRDAISEGLALIAATLPRGSVGPYQVQAAIAAVHDEAARAEDTDWAQILELYGLLQRMSDNPMVTLNLAIATAMVQGPAAGLERLDAIAKDPRIEGHHRLDAVRAHLLERAGDSSGAIAHYRRAAERTTSTSERNYLLMHAARLSETLD; this is encoded by the coding sequence ATGCCCCCTGCACTGGACACCCGTACCCAGCACCTGTTGCGTGACCTTGCGCCCCAGGTGTTGGGTGCCGTCATTCGACGGTACCGCGACTTCGCCGCTTCGGAGGACGCGGTTCAGGAAGCTCTCATCGCCGCGGCGATGCAGTGGCCGAGTGGGGGGCTGCCCGAGAACCCGCGCGCCTGGTTGATCCAGGTCGCGTCGCGACGCATCACGGACCATGTTCGTGCCGAGGCCGCCCGTCGCCACCGAGAGGCGATCGTGGTCAGCCTGGTGCCCGTGGAGGAGCAGATCGCCCTCGCCGCCGATGAGGGCACGACGGAGCGGGACGACACCCTGGATCTCCTCTTCATGTGTTGCCACCCGGCGCTCTCGTCCGCGTCCGCTATCGCGCTCACACTCCGCGCTGTCGGAGGGTTGACGACCTTCGAGATCGCCAAGGCGTTCCTGGTGCCGGAGGCGACCATGGCGCAGCGGATCAGCCGCGCCAAGCAGAGCATCAAAACCTCCGGAGTGCCCTTTCGGATGCCCACGGCCGAGGAGCGCGCCGAGCGCCTCGGTGCGGTGATGCACGTGCTGTATCTAATCTTCAACGAGGGCTACACGGCGAGCTCCGGCCCAGAACTCCATCGCAGCGACCTCTCGGCGGAGGCGCTCCGGCTGACGCGCATGCTCCATCGCCTCGTCCCCGACGACTGCGAGGTCGCGGGGCTCCTCGCGCTCATGCTCCTGACTGACGCGCGCCGCGCCGCACGAACCGGACCGTCGGGTGAACTCATCCCGCTCGACCAGCAGGACCGCGCCCTGTGGGACCGGGACGCGATCTCCGAGGGGCTGGCGCTCATCGCCGCCACGTTGCCGCGGGGCTCGGTCGGCCCGTATCAGGTGCAGGCGGCGATCGCGGCGGTGCATGACGAGGCCGCACGCGCCGAGGACACGGACTGGGCGCAGATCCTGGAGCTGTACGGCCTCTTGCAGCGCATGTCCGACAATCCGATGGTGACGCTCAACCTCGCGATCGCGACGGCGATGGTTCAAGGCCCGGCCGCAGGGCTCGAGCGCCTGGATGCGATCGCCAAGGACCCTCGCATCGAAGGGCATCATCGCCTCGACGCGGTCCGTGCCCATCTCCTGGAGCGGGCAGGCGACTCCTCGGGCGCGATCGCGCACTACCGACGCGCCGCCGAGCGCACGACGAGCACATCGGAGCGGAACTATCTTCTGATGCACGCGGCACGGCTGAGCGAGACTCTGGATTAG
- a CDS encoding YciI family protein, protein MKYMLMMNTPSGGPYQIAQWPKQDLQAHIGFMISFAKKLGESGELVSAEGLAGPDQAKRVRAGKDGKPITDGVFPESKEFLAGYWIVDVESPERAYEIAAQASAAPGPGGAPLNMAIEVRQVMSGPPKDLL, encoded by the coding sequence ATGAAGTACATGCTGATGATGAACACCCCCAGTGGTGGCCCGTACCAGATCGCCCAGTGGCCGAAGCAGGACCTCCAGGCGCACATCGGGTTCATGATCAGTTTCGCGAAGAAGCTCGGGGAGTCGGGCGAGCTCGTGTCCGCCGAGGGCCTGGCCGGCCCTGACCAGGCCAAGCGCGTGCGCGCCGGCAAGGATGGCAAGCCGATCACGGACGGCGTGTTCCCCGAGTCGAAGGAGTTCCTCGCGGGCTACTGGATCGTCGACGTCGAGAGCCCCGAGCGTGCCTATGAGATCGCCGCGCAGGCCTCCGCCGCCCCCGGGCCCGGGGGTGCGCCTCTCAACATGGCGATCGAGGTGCGGCAGGTGATGAGCGGGCCGCCCAAAGACCTGCTCTGA
- a CDS encoding SH3 domain-containing protein, which produces MQTLLISLLLTAVASGAPVEQRVYVQGSSINLRKEPTKDAEALEKLPIGTECLVSEKLPAEWLKVRCGEKEGYASASLLGPQKPSLEKLKAEAKNPKLKLEQRLDSALRAASLAPEDAALQKQLGTLFFERNLQLTAATQKPAMKREFTCYCSKGDALACVKACSARELRNVKVRVEARKNLFVTAIGSGENVAVYRGNYRYNKKSETLTGEVFERTRFATTPVMEKALFAGITPTADDDRLPTLGQYVLDESSQTLLQETPKVWGELIKGAGGLTYMHWSDCSKRPFQVRFVPDMHGRWLFRIESTQSDGGLVRQISSVSKRDNALELTLDDGKVEVFKLPAPESDQASSGETLYSYDIQRYPEQHKPCVEGGP; this is translated from the coding sequence ATGCAAACACTGCTGATCTCCCTCCTGCTCACGGCGGTCGCGAGCGGCGCCCCCGTGGAGCAACGGGTCTACGTGCAGGGCTCTTCCATCAACCTGCGCAAGGAGCCCACCAAGGATGCGGAGGCGCTGGAGAAGCTGCCGATTGGGACCGAGTGCCTCGTCTCCGAGAAGCTCCCGGCGGAGTGGCTGAAGGTGCGCTGCGGGGAGAAGGAGGGCTACGCCTCGGCCTCCCTGCTGGGACCCCAGAAGCCGTCCCTCGAGAAGCTCAAGGCCGAGGCGAAGAACCCCAAGCTGAAGCTCGAGCAGCGCCTGGACAGTGCGCTCCGGGCCGCGAGCCTCGCGCCGGAGGACGCCGCGCTACAGAAGCAGTTGGGGACGCTCTTCTTCGAGCGAAACCTCCAGCTCACCGCGGCGACCCAGAAGCCCGCGATGAAGCGCGAGTTCACGTGTTACTGCAGCAAGGGAGATGCGCTCGCTTGCGTCAAGGCTTGTAGCGCCCGGGAGCTGCGCAACGTCAAGGTTCGGGTCGAGGCCCGGAAGAACCTCTTCGTCACCGCCATCGGCAGCGGCGAGAACGTGGCCGTCTACCGGGGCAACTATCGCTACAACAAGAAGAGCGAGACCCTGACGGGCGAGGTGTTCGAGCGGACCCGCTTCGCCACGACTCCCGTGATGGAGAAGGCGCTCTTCGCGGGCATCACCCCGACAGCGGACGACGATCGCCTCCCGACGTTGGGGCAGTACGTCCTCGACGAGAGTTCTCAGACCCTCCTGCAAGAGACCCCCAAGGTGTGGGGCGAGCTGATCAAGGGAGCGGGTGGCCTCACCTACATGCACTGGAGCGACTGCTCGAAGAGACCGTTCCAGGTGCGGTTCGTTCCCGACATGCACGGGCGCTGGCTCTTCCGGATCGAGAGCACCCAGTCGGATGGCGGGCTCGTGCGGCAGATCTCTTCGGTCTCCAAGCGGGACAACGCGCTCGAGCTGACGCTCGATGACGGCAAGGTCGAGGTCTTCAAGCTCCCCGCGCCGGAGAGCGACCAGGCTTCCTCGGGAGAGACGCTCTACTCGTACGATATCCAGAGGTATCCGGAGCAGCACAAGCCTTGTGTCGAGGGCGGACCCTAG
- a CDS encoding MSCRAMM family protein, with protein MVSEARKVKAAASHSFSYRLRDGFRDYVLLKFHEPIPERHKPVVHTDLSRVQGWLRHLSQDHSNLQVLRELNYGDASSMAFGTASVDELVRRVATQLVEGRLRLAEVPVVSLGRVLGSTKKEETFFPPPVEEKFSFTLQIVDDVTDEPISGIKLKLKLPGGGTQQASSDGSGTVRASNVSPGLIEVKSVIDGATLDETLAFVKSGAGTSLPQEGRKKASGRFLARLVKYKVSDGETLESVAEANGLSVNELTQFNWGTTAPKEIQKRLFLDVGCRETDASGKFVLTRHDNPGILYIARPMELSLAASGPRQVLRVAKVPAPPVFRFSA; from the coding sequence ATGGTGTCCGAAGCACGCAAGGTCAAGGCAGCGGCCTCCCACTCCTTCAGCTATCGCCTGCGCGACGGGTTTCGCGACTACGTGCTGCTGAAGTTCCACGAGCCGATCCCCGAGCGGCACAAGCCCGTCGTACACACGGACCTGTCCCGGGTGCAGGGGTGGTTGCGCCACCTGTCGCAGGACCACTCCAACCTGCAGGTGCTGCGCGAGCTGAACTACGGCGATGCCTCGTCGATGGCCTTCGGCACGGCCTCCGTGGACGAGCTCGTGCGGCGGGTCGCCACGCAGTTGGTGGAAGGCCGCTTGCGGCTGGCGGAGGTTCCGGTGGTGTCGTTGGGCCGCGTCCTGGGCTCCACCAAGAAGGAGGAGACGTTCTTTCCTCCCCCGGTAGAGGAGAAGTTCTCCTTCACTCTGCAGATCGTCGACGATGTCACCGACGAGCCCATCTCCGGCATCAAGCTGAAGCTCAAGCTGCCGGGCGGTGGCACGCAGCAGGCCTCCTCGGATGGCTCGGGCACCGTTCGTGCCTCGAATGTCTCTCCCGGGCTCATCGAGGTGAAGTCGGTGATCGACGGGGCGACGCTGGATGAGACGCTGGCGTTCGTGAAGTCCGGTGCCGGTACGTCACTGCCACAGGAGGGCCGCAAGAAAGCCTCGGGGCGCTTCCTGGCGCGGCTCGTGAAGTACAAGGTCTCCGACGGCGAGACGCTGGAGAGCGTCGCGGAGGCCAACGGCCTCTCGGTGAACGAGCTCACCCAGTTCAACTGGGGGACGACCGCTCCCAAGGAGATCCAGAAGCGCCTCTTCCTCGACGTGGGCTGCAGGGAGACGGATGCCAGCGGCAAGTTCGTGCTCACCCGCCACGACAACCCCGGCATCCTCTACATCGCCCGTCCGATGGAGCTGAGCCTGGCGGCCTCGGGGCCGCGCCAGGTGCTGCGCGTGGCCAAGGTGCCCGCGCCGCCGGTCTTCCGGTTCTCGGCATAG
- a CDS encoding lysoplasmalogenase: MRGELALGTKILAAVGAASAVAFLLALDLERYEFRLVAKALPMLCLILWMWPPRERYSRWIFAGLVLSLLGDVLLEVGPELFLPGLGAFLLAHVSYAAAYLTVTRSPSVTRALPFVLLGVSASVFLWPGLGSMALPVTAYIAVICTMTWRSAAMVGSQGLARREQWIALVGALLFAASDGLLSIKLFVRPLPGAGYAIMLLYWAAQLCIALSARGPRHEAPGRPAPAQPGVA; the protein is encoded by the coding sequence ATGCGCGGTGAGCTTGCATTGGGGACGAAGATCCTCGCGGCAGTGGGGGCAGCCAGTGCGGTGGCCTTCCTCCTCGCGCTGGATCTGGAGCGCTATGAGTTCCGCTTGGTCGCCAAGGCGCTGCCCATGCTCTGCCTGATCCTGTGGATGTGGCCGCCCCGGGAGCGCTACTCGCGGTGGATCTTCGCCGGGCTGGTGCTCTCGCTGCTCGGTGACGTCCTGTTGGAGGTGGGGCCGGAGCTGTTCCTCCCGGGCCTGGGTGCCTTCCTCCTGGCCCATGTGAGCTATGCCGCCGCGTACCTCACCGTGACGCGAAGCCCCAGCGTGACGAGGGCGCTTCCCTTCGTGCTCCTGGGCGTGAGCGCCAGCGTGTTCCTGTGGCCGGGCCTTGGGAGCATGGCGCTACCCGTGACGGCATACATCGCCGTCATCTGCACGATGACGTGGCGCTCGGCCGCCATGGTGGGCAGCCAGGGGCTGGCGCGGCGTGAGCAGTGGATCGCGCTCGTGGGCGCACTGCTGTTCGCCGCCAGTGATGGGTTGCTCTCCATCAAGCTCTTCGTGCGTCCCCTCCCCGGCGCGGGCTACGCCATCATGCTGCTGTACTGGGCCGCACAGCTCTGCATCGCCCTCTCGGCTCGCGGGCCTCGGCATGAGGCTCCGGGCAGGCCAGCGCCAGCACAGCCAGGCGTTGCATAG
- a CDS encoding tetratricopeptide repeat protein, giving the protein MGTLSATPTMLLAKSVRFFTLEPPPPGTPPRVVVVENTHTEKRTEFKVPRTAVASLKEAFTVSKLDAATTYQLSLSSEGRYAWMRQENRMADEIKTIVCVKRLPSKKASAVQAAEPRYVLLREGTPQSLSGISALACGFVDDSPKDNVGSLVLRVIPSGQDPSSFTTPPSPDDAPPKSAFQESPAEMYHQGKLLTAAKQFDEALQIGQQCVQQAPRFAECHLLLGASYIRLGHPEEGASAYRKFLELAPDHSIAPKIRQTLEDFDKSKAP; this is encoded by the coding sequence GTGGGAACACTGTCGGCCACCCCCACCATGCTGCTGGCCAAGTCGGTCAGGTTCTTCACTCTGGAGCCCCCTCCGCCCGGCACTCCACCTCGCGTGGTGGTCGTCGAGAACACTCACACCGAGAAGCGCACCGAGTTCAAGGTGCCCCGAACGGCCGTGGCGTCGCTCAAGGAGGCCTTCACGGTCAGCAAGCTCGACGCGGCGACGACCTATCAACTGTCCCTGTCCTCCGAGGGCCGCTATGCCTGGATGCGGCAGGAGAACCGGATGGCCGACGAGATCAAGACGATCGTCTGCGTCAAGCGCCTCCCTTCGAAGAAGGCCTCCGCGGTCCAAGCCGCCGAACCCCGCTACGTCCTGCTCCGGGAAGGAACGCCCCAGTCCCTCTCGGGCATCTCCGCCCTGGCGTGCGGATTCGTTGATGACTCTCCGAAGGACAACGTCGGGAGCCTGGTGCTCCGGGTGATTCCTTCGGGCCAGGATCCGTCCTCATTCACGACCCCTCCCAGCCCGGACGATGCCCCGCCCAAGAGCGCTTTCCAGGAGTCGCCCGCGGAGATGTACCACCAGGGCAAGCTGCTCACCGCCGCCAAGCAGTTCGACGAGGCGCTCCAGATCGGACAGCAATGCGTCCAACAAGCTCCACGCTTCGCCGAATGCCATCTGCTCCTGGGGGCCAGCTACATCCGACTGGGTCATCCCGAGGAAGGAGCCAGCGCCTACCGGAAGTTCCTGGAGCTTGCTCCTGATCACTCCATCGCGCCCAAGATCCGGCAGACGTTGGAGGACTTCGACAAGTCAAAGGCTCCCTAG
- a CDS encoding glutathione binding-like protein — translation MSEVEQPIFIIAQHTRFLPEAERSADVIARASKRFKAVAAVLEERLKGRDFIVGNTFSAADVVLGGVLFFATRMGQLGDDTPSLKTYHDRLMARPAAKKGYAA, via the coding sequence ATGAGCGAGGTGGAGCAGCCCATTTTCATCATCGCGCAGCACACCCGCTTCCTCCCGGAGGCGGAGCGCTCCGCCGACGTCATCGCCCGCGCCAGCAAGCGCTTCAAGGCCGTGGCCGCGGTGCTCGAGGAGCGCCTGAAGGGCCGCGACTTCATCGTCGGCAACACGTTCTCCGCGGCCGATGTGGTGCTGGGGGGCGTGCTCTTCTTCGCCACCAGGATGGGGCAGCTCGGCGACGACACGCCCTCCCTGAAGACCTACCACGACCGCTTGATGGCGCGTCCGGCCGCGAAGAAGGGCTACGCCGCATAG